From the Acidimicrobiales bacterium genome, the window GGCCTGACCCGCCGCCGTGTCGAGAGGCAGGCGGGAGTGCTTCTCGAAGCCGAACGGGTGCTGGTCGAGCACGGCGTGGGCCGTGATCTGCTCCCCGCCCCAGAGGACGCCGCCGCTGTGGCCAAGGACTCGACGTGAGCCTGGGTGCCGGGGCGGACAGAACACAGGCAGGCCGTGCAGAGGCGGTTACGGGACGCTGGCCCGATCTCGAGGACCTGCGGCGCGCCCGAGCGGCGCGGGCGTGGCTCAACCGAGGACGGCCGTCGTCCGATCCCGCGGTGGCCCGTCAGGTGCTCGTTGAGTACCGGGAGGCGCAGCGGCGCTGGTCGAGGTTCGACTCGTGGTGGTCCAAGGCGCTGCTCGCCGGGTTCGCCCTGGTGTCGGTGGTCGCCATCGTCGGTCAGCTCAGCGATGGCGTTGCGGTCGGAGCGGTGTTCCCACTGGTCGCACTCCTGCTGTGCATCTTCTTCACATTGGTCGTGGCGCCGCGTATCGAGGCCCGCCGGGCGCCCGAGATGGCGCAGGCGGCGGCGGAAGCGCAGGCGCTGCTCGACCGTTCCGGGCGCAGCTGAGCCGCTGGTCGCGGCCGGCGGCGACTCCAGCTCTGCTGCCACGGGGAAGGCAAAAGGCGCTTTTCAAGGCGGCGCCGACCGGGTTCCGGGCCGAGTCGGTGGGGCGCATCACGCTGTGTGGTCAGATCAGGCCGCGAAAGCCGACCTGCCTGAACTCGACGCAATAGCTGTCGGAACTCGACGGCCATTGCGTCGGGTTTCAGGCGATCTCACAGGATCGAGCGCGGAGCGTGGCGATCTGTCTCCCACGGTCCGTTCTGGGCAGGCAAACGCCGGTGAGGGCACACACCGCTGCCGAGAACGCTGGGCCTCATGGGCCGACCGGTTCTGGGAACGCTCGAGCCGGCGCCGGCGGCTTCACGGTGCCGAGAACGACGGATTGGGCGGCCTGCGCCGATGGGCACGGACTCGGGGGCGCCGCCGGGCGAGATGCGGCACCGCTCGCCCCGTTGTTCGCGCCTTTGGGTTCCCGAAGGCGTGACGTCGGGCGTCGAGCGGCCGCCCGCCGCCATCGGGTTCTGGAAACCGAGACTCCGGCGTCGGCGGCTTCAGGCTTCCGAGAATCCTCCCCGTCTCCCCGTCTCCCCCTGGTTCTGCCTCCGGTAGACAAGATCGGGCCGTGTAAAATCATGAAAATATATGAAACACCCTATGTGATACCATAGGCTCCATGGCCCGACGAGAGGTGCTGGTGCAGTTGGACGACGAGCTGGTCGAGGGGCTGGACGCGGTGGCGCAACGACGAGGGACGAACCGATCCGCGTTGTTGCGAGCGTGCGCACGAGCGTTCCTCGACGGCGTCGATGAGGCCGAGGCCGACGCCCGTCTGCAGGACGCCTATCGCCGTCAGCCCCAGGACGAGTGGGTGGTCGAGGTCGGGCTCGCCATGGCTCGCCAGGCGACTCCGCGGTGGTAGCTCGGGGTCAGATCCACTGGGCCGACCTCGGCGAGCCCTGGGGGCGCCGCCCGTTCTGCGTCGTGACGAGGGATCCCGCGCTCCCGGTGCTCGACGCCATCACGGTGGCACCGCTCACGCGCACGATCCGCGGCATCGCCTCCGAGGTCATCGTCGGGGACGCGGAAGGCCTCCCCGCCCGTTCCGCGGTGTCGTGCGACAACCTGATGACGGTTCGCAAAGCCCTCCTCGACCCCGAACCGGCGGGTCGGGTCGCAGGGATGGGCGTGGTCGAGCTCGACCACGCCCTCCGCTACGCGTTGGGGATCCGCTTCTAGCGTCAGCCGGCCTGGGCTTGGCGGATGATGTTGAGGGCGCTGCCGGCCTTGAACCACTCGATCTGCTCGGGGGAGTAGGTCTGGGTGGTCTCGAAGTCGACGGTGCTGCCGTCGGGCTTCACGATCTGGCAGCGGACCGGGGTGTCGGGGGCCAGGTCCGCGAGGCCGAGCACCGAGATGCGGTCGTCCTCCTCGATCTGGTCGTAGGTGGCCGGGTCGGCGAACCACAGCGGGACGACGCCCTGCTTCTTGAGGTTCGTCTCGGCGATGCGGGCGAACGACCGGCAGATCACGGCGCGGCACCCGCGGAAGCGGGGCTCCATGGCGGCGTGCTCGCGCGACGAGCCCTCGCCGTAGTTCTCGTCGCCGATGGCCACCCAGGGCTGGCCGGCCTCGTGGTAGTGCTTGGCGATCTCGGGGAAGGGCTTGCGCTCGCCGTCGAGCTGGTCCTTGCCCACGCCGGCCTCGCCGTCGAAGGCGTTGATGGCCCCGAGGAAGAGGTTGCCCGAGATGTTCTCGAGGTGGCCACGGAAGCGCAGCCACGGACCGGCGGCGGAGATGTGGTCCGTGGTGCACTTGCCCTGCGCCTTGACGAGGACGGGCAGGGCGATGAAGTCCTCGCCGTCCCACGCCGGGAAGGGCTCGAGCAGCTGGAGACGGTCGCTGTTCGGGTCGACCGCGACCTCGACCGACGAGCGGTCCGCCGGGGGAGCGATGAAGCCGCTGTCGCCGGGGTCGAAGCCGAGGGCCGGTAGCTCCTCGCCCACGGGCACGTCGAGGCGGATGGCCTCGCCGGCGGCGTTGGTGAGGGTGTCGGTGACGGGGTTGAAGTCGAGGGTCCCGGCGAGAGCCAGGGCGACGACCGTCTCGGGCGACGTGACGAAGGCCAGCGTGGTGCTGAAGCCGTCGTTGCGCTTCGGGAAGTTGCGGTTGTAGGAGGTGACGATGGTGTTGGTGTCGCCCTCCTTCACGTCGCTGCGGGCCCACTGGCCGATGCAGGGGCCGCAGGCGTTGGCCAGCACGGTGGCGCCGATGGCCTCGAAGTCCGCCAGGAGGCCGTCTCGCTCGATGGTGGCGCGCACCTGCTCGGATCCCGGGGTGATCATCAGGTCGGTCTTGGCGGTGAGGCCGGCGGCCGCCGCCTGGCGGGCGATGCTCGCGGCCCGGGTGATGTCCTCGTAGGACGAGTTGGTGCACGATCCGACGAGGGCGGCGCTGATCTCGGTCGGCCAGCCGTTCGCCTCGGCCTCGGCGCCGACCTCGGCCACGGTGCGGGCGAGGTCAGGCGTGTGCGGGCCGTTGATCAAGGGGGCCAGGGTGTCGAGGTCGATCTCGATGA encodes:
- a CDS encoding ribbon-helix-helix protein, CopG family — translated: MARREVLVQLDDELVEGLDAVAQRRGTNRSALLRACARAFLDGVDEAEADARLQDAYRRQPQDEWVVEVGLAMARQATPRW
- a CDS encoding aconitate hydratase produces the protein MAADRTEHTVTPTTPVELVEGVYATLEERVAIGRRRLGRPLTLAEKILINHLRDPEGQEIERGRSYADLQPDRVAMQDATAQMALLQFMTAGLPQAAVPSTVHCDHLIQARDDGKVDLLAALDNNSEVYDFLETVSAKYGLGFWKPGSGIIHQVVLEQYAFPGGMMIGTDSHTPNAGGLGMVAIGVGGADAVDVMTGHPFNVRWPKLIGVHLTGSLSGWSAPKDIILKVAEILTVKGGTGAIVEYFGPGANSISCTGKATICNMGAEIGATTSVFAYDDAMARYLKSTGREAIADLANAHAHDLRADDEVLTDPSRFFDEVIEIDLDTLAPLINGPHTPDLARTVAEVGAEAEANGWPTEISAALVGSCTNSSYEDITRAASIARQAAAAGLTAKTDLMITPGSEQVRATIERDGLLADFEAIGATVLANACGPCIGQWARSDVKEGDTNTIVTSYNRNFPKRNDGFSTTLAFVTSPETVVALALAGTLDFNPVTDTLTNAAGEAIRLDVPVGEELPALGFDPGDSGFIAPPADRSSVEVAVDPNSDRLQLLEPFPAWDGEDFIALPVLVKAQGKCTTDHISAAGPWLRFRGHLENISGNLFLGAINAFDGEAGVGKDQLDGERKPFPEIAKHYHEAGQPWVAIGDENYGEGSSREHAAMEPRFRGCRAVICRSFARIAETNLKKQGVVPLWFADPATYDQIEEDDRISVLGLADLAPDTPVRCQIVKPDGSTVDFETTQTYSPEQIEWFKAGSALNIIRQAQAG
- a CDS encoding type II toxin-antitoxin system PemK/MazF family toxin — encoded protein: MVARGQIHWADLGEPWGRRPFCVVTRDPALPVLDAITVAPLTRTIRGIASEVIVGDAEGLPARSAVSCDNLMTVRKALLDPEPAGRVAGMGVVELDHALRYALGIRF